One Microbacterium marinum genomic window carries:
- a CDS encoding AAA family ATPase, with amino-acid sequence MSMTPEQAAWFRDTFTRLVDNVDQALMGKREVVGLVLAAMLAEGHVLLEDAPGTGKTSLAKALAASVQGSSTRIQFTPDLLPSDVTGVTIYDQANHSFEFHRGPVFASIVLADEINRASPKTQSALLEVMEESRVTVDGTPHEVGRPFLVIATQNPIEQAGTYKLPEAQLDRFMIKTSIGYPSLAVAERILAGNVERNPSANLQAVITTRAVADMADLAASVHVDPAVARYAAQLVEATRESASTKLGVSVRGAISMMRIARVVAASQGRHYVIPDDVKALAAPVWTHRLVLDPEAEFAGTTPESIIERALGDVEAPLARASA; translated from the coding sequence ATGAGCATGACCCCCGAACAGGCGGCCTGGTTCCGCGACACGTTCACCCGCCTCGTCGACAACGTCGACCAGGCTCTGATGGGCAAGCGCGAGGTGGTCGGACTCGTGCTGGCCGCGATGCTCGCCGAGGGCCACGTGCTCCTCGAGGATGCGCCGGGAACGGGAAAGACGAGCCTCGCGAAGGCGCTCGCCGCCAGCGTGCAGGGGTCGTCCACTCGCATTCAGTTCACGCCCGACCTGCTGCCCTCCGACGTGACGGGCGTCACGATCTACGACCAGGCGAACCACTCGTTCGAGTTCCACCGCGGTCCGGTGTTCGCCTCGATCGTGCTCGCGGACGAGATCAACCGCGCCTCGCCGAAGACCCAGTCCGCTCTCCTCGAGGTCATGGAGGAGTCGCGGGTGACCGTCGACGGCACCCCGCACGAGGTGGGGCGCCCGTTCCTGGTCATCGCGACACAGAACCCGATCGAGCAGGCGGGAACGTACAAGCTCCCCGAAGCGCAGCTCGACCGCTTCATGATCAAGACCTCGATCGGCTACCCCTCCCTCGCGGTCGCCGAACGGATCCTCGCGGGCAACGTCGAGCGCAACCCGTCGGCGAACCTCCAGGCGGTCATCACGACGCGTGCCGTCGCCGACATGGCCGACCTCGCGGCATCCGTCCACGTCGACCCCGCCGTGGCGCGCTACGCCGCGCAGCTCGTCGAGGCGACGCGTGAATCGGCGTCGACCAAGCTCGGCGTCTCGGTCCGCGGCGCGATCTCGATGATGCGCATCGCCCGCGTTGTCGCAGCCTCGCAGGGTCGCCACTACGTCATCCCCGACGACGTGAAGGCTCTGGCCGCGCCGGTGTGGACGCACCGTCTGGTGCTCGACCCCGAGGCGGAGTTCGCCGGCACGACGCCCGAGTCGATCATCGAGCGGGCACTCGGCGACGTCGAGGCACCCCTGGCACGGGCCTCCGCCTGA
- a CDS encoding Ig-like domain-containing protein: MKSFAWLRARPRTLASIGAVTTAAVAIGVLAITYEGEPTTEVDLNDGGVWLTKQSSLLVGHFNNESRLLDGGLRTLSAEYDIQQAGSRILVTDQTEATVTAVDPARVALSDSADLGPGAQVALGGPTVAVVDEAGALRVGAFSSIGTVGKEAGDPIAELGKGAVATVSTSGIAYAFAPETGILSAYGQGGDGTMVETAQRELEGIDPDHTVTISAVGDVSLVLDNDTWTLYSSDGLETEVPADSVLQQPSNATDAVTLSTPTELVRVPLGGGEPTRVDSGAEGTAAQPVYVAGCAYGAWSGSGAFVRDCAGEGSDVVETIEGVDATSDLRFRVNRDVVVLNDVFGGAAWMASDALQQVDNWEDITPPEGEGEEEEETTEETIQTTLPERTEQNTDPIAKNDRYGVRPGRTTVLPVLENDLDADGDVLVATVENEPSFGEITPIYNGTALQIRLDDDASGTTSFTYSINDGRGGEDEARVDLTVSPLKENSPPVQKRTTAITVETGGVVSYNILTDWNDPDGDDIFLQEVTTDGGDEVEFTSDGQITYRAIGGLQGRKDIPVVVSDGSERTTGIARLDIRPLGTTLPVTNADHVVTRVDRPVTVSPLANDTSTGSEPLRLTRVDDVEGGRLTRDYPDASFTFESATPDTYYATYLASAGPNSSPGIVRIDVLPEEEDDRAPIAVRDVALLPAGGDVLVNVLGNDTDPAGGILVVQSVTAESDSGIAAAVLGHETIRISDQASLDQQVRLTYTVSNGSKSSQGEIIVIPVPAPAKLRPPIAVEDEVVVRVGDIVTIPVMENDYHPNGDEIHVSPELVPPLVDEEDGELFVSEDTLRFRAGSEPKTVTATYEVVDSTGQRDAGFVTIRILPLNDEANAAPRPRDVTVRTLSGSRVTVPIPLNGIDADGDSVELVGPASAPSKGRVVSVGADSFVYEAFEDSVGVDRFQYRVRDNLGKEATARVEVGIAPAESSNQAPYAVRDTITVRPGRQVAVDVLANDSDPDGDAFGFAENAVDVPDVSGLDAEVSGEQLLITAPDEPMQTSVLYTIADARGLEATTSVQITVDPDVPLMRPIARDDRVLAEDVAEDGTVTIDVLANDDDPDGTRAVLEVTLGDGGDAARVLGDGSVRLTVRDERQVITYAIRDEDDLVASAFIHVPALNDLPPTLLSTTPLEVDSGETVELPLSEYVQAVGGKDVVITEAAKVVAAHSNGANLVKDQSTLVYTSADRYFGADALTFEVTDGTGPDDPEGRKATLTIPITVLPPENQQPTMTGASMSVAPGEDAAVLGLTELASDPDPGDELTFSLASDAPAGVDASVSDGALRVSADANVEKGTRFSLTVQVTDGETEPVEATIAVTITASTRELASVNDDIVEQADQGETVSVNVLRNDVNPFPDTPLKIVGTELETGQADVSAAGTDVNITTASDFVGTVVVRYTVQDKTEDADRNVDGRVRVIVQGRPDAPGKPTVTAVESRTVVLSWTPPVDNGRPISSYTVTSTAGGYERQCSSTTCTLDGLTNNVEYNFVVTATNSVGESDPSVPSETARPDQRPDQPAPPTLQFGDRKLDVSWVTPRTEGSPVENFTLEISPAPPSGVTQKTGVTGESTTWDGLQNGTAYQVRVRAHNRAPEPSDFSQWSSPMIPAAPPAAPGAPTVARIEPVGNQAQMRVSWNQPAENGDPIAGYELNVLRGGSVVNTISVPASQTSQAVVVDTSQSDYTYTVRASNKAGWGDLSPQSAPRRAFTAPGAPTSVAAAAGNNQVSVTWQPGASNGANAGEIRYQYNVNGTGWRADWVSGGSSNSGTVGNGAVNNNGQYTIQVRAVATADGSTYEGAASAASNQVAPYGPIGNPSAKATANDRTITMTWSSPARNGRDIKTEIRTGDGRGWRTVAASGTETYNVPYSTTRTLDVRTTAAGQTTTASDSARSVDEPPPPQPKVWVTRGGAAGSCVNGCYRFVMNTENFPAGNYNVMCRYNNGSRDLNVSGTAWSYSVPANGQITLQCYLGADGYDVWVDIQGWGGAVDTEKRWWPRG, from the coding sequence ATGAAGTCTTTCGCGTGGCTTCGTGCGCGCCCGCGCACGCTCGCATCGATCGGCGCGGTCACCACCGCGGCAGTCGCCATCGGCGTCCTCGCCATCACGTACGAGGGCGAGCCGACCACCGAGGTCGACCTCAACGACGGCGGCGTGTGGCTCACCAAGCAGAGCAGCTTGCTGGTCGGACACTTCAACAACGAGTCCCGCCTTCTGGACGGCGGACTCCGCACGCTTTCCGCTGAATACGACATCCAACAGGCGGGCAGCCGAATCCTGGTGACCGACCAGACCGAGGCCACGGTCACCGCCGTGGACCCCGCCCGCGTCGCCCTCTCCGACAGCGCCGACCTCGGACCCGGCGCGCAGGTCGCGCTGGGCGGGCCGACGGTCGCGGTGGTCGACGAAGCCGGAGCGCTCCGGGTCGGTGCGTTCTCCTCGATCGGCACCGTGGGCAAGGAAGCCGGAGACCCGATCGCCGAGCTCGGCAAGGGCGCGGTGGCGACCGTGAGCACCTCGGGCATCGCCTACGCGTTCGCCCCCGAGACCGGCATCCTGTCCGCCTACGGGCAGGGCGGCGACGGCACGATGGTGGAGACCGCTCAGCGCGAGCTCGAGGGCATCGACCCCGACCACACCGTGACGATCTCTGCGGTCGGCGACGTGAGCCTCGTGCTCGACAACGACACCTGGACGCTGTATTCGAGTGACGGCCTGGAGACCGAGGTGCCGGCGGACAGTGTCCTCCAGCAGCCCTCCAACGCGACTGATGCCGTGACCCTGTCGACGCCCACTGAGCTGGTGCGGGTGCCGCTCGGCGGCGGCGAGCCCACGCGCGTCGACTCCGGCGCCGAGGGCACGGCCGCGCAGCCGGTCTACGTCGCCGGCTGCGCCTACGGCGCATGGTCGGGATCGGGCGCTTTCGTCCGCGACTGCGCGGGCGAGGGCTCCGACGTCGTCGAGACGATCGAGGGCGTCGATGCGACCAGTGATCTCCGTTTCCGCGTGAACCGCGACGTCGTCGTCTTGAACGACGTCTTCGGCGGCGCCGCGTGGATGGCGAGCGACGCGCTGCAACAGGTCGACAACTGGGAGGACATCACCCCTCCCGAGGGTGAGGGTGAAGAGGAGGAGGAGACGACGGAGGAGACCATCCAGACGACGCTCCCCGAACGCACCGAGCAGAACACCGATCCCATCGCGAAGAACGACCGCTACGGCGTGCGTCCGGGCCGCACCACCGTGCTCCCCGTTCTGGAGAACGACCTCGACGCCGACGGCGATGTGCTCGTCGCCACGGTCGAGAACGAGCCGTCGTTCGGCGAGATCACCCCGATCTACAACGGCACAGCACTCCAGATCCGCCTCGACGACGATGCCAGCGGCACCACCTCGTTCACCTACTCGATCAACGACGGTCGTGGCGGCGAGGACGAGGCGCGCGTCGATCTGACCGTCAGCCCGCTGAAAGAGAACTCCCCGCCCGTCCAGAAGCGCACGACGGCCATCACCGTGGAGACCGGCGGCGTTGTCTCGTACAACATCCTGACCGACTGGAACGACCCCGACGGGGACGACATCTTCCTTCAGGAGGTGACCACCGACGGCGGTGACGAGGTCGAGTTCACCTCCGACGGCCAGATCACCTATCGCGCGATCGGCGGGCTCCAGGGCCGCAAGGACATTCCGGTCGTCGTCTCGGACGGCAGCGAGCGCACCACCGGTATCGCGCGCCTCGACATCCGTCCCCTCGGCACCACCCTTCCGGTGACCAACGCCGACCACGTCGTGACCCGCGTCGACCGCCCGGTGACCGTGTCCCCGCTCGCGAACGACACCAGCACCGGTAGCGAGCCACTGCGCCTCACGCGCGTCGACGACGTCGAGGGCGGACGTCTGACCCGCGACTACCCGGACGCGTCGTTCACGTTCGAGTCCGCGACGCCCGACACCTACTACGCGACCTACCTCGCGTCCGCCGGCCCCAACTCCTCGCCCGGCATCGTCCGGATCGACGTCCTGCCCGAAGAAGAAGACGATCGGGCGCCCATCGCGGTGCGCGATGTCGCGCTGCTCCCCGCCGGTGGCGACGTGCTCGTCAACGTCCTGGGCAACGACACCGACCCCGCCGGCGGCATCCTCGTCGTGCAGTCGGTGACGGCCGAGAGTGACAGCGGGATCGCCGCGGCCGTGCTCGGACACGAGACGATCCGCATCAGCGACCAGGCCTCCCTCGACCAGCAGGTGCGACTCACCTACACGGTGTCCAACGGGTCGAAGTCGAGCCAGGGCGAGATCATCGTCATCCCCGTCCCCGCGCCGGCCAAGCTCCGCCCGCCGATCGCTGTCGAAGACGAGGTCGTCGTCCGCGTGGGCGACATCGTGACCATCCCGGTGATGGAGAACGACTATCACCCGAACGGCGACGAGATCCATGTCTCGCCCGAACTCGTCCCCCCGCTGGTGGACGAGGAGGACGGCGAGCTCTTCGTCTCGGAGGACACCCTCCGCTTCCGCGCCGGCAGCGAGCCGAAGACGGTGACCGCGACGTACGAGGTCGTCGACTCGACGGGGCAGCGCGATGCGGGCTTCGTCACCATCCGGATCCTGCCGCTGAACGACGAGGCGAACGCGGCTCCGCGTCCGCGCGACGTGACGGTCCGCACGCTCAGCGGCTCCCGGGTAACCGTGCCCATCCCGCTGAACGGCATCGACGCGGACGGCGACTCGGTGGAGCTCGTCGGCCCGGCATCCGCCCCCTCGAAGGGACGCGTCGTCTCGGTGGGAGCCGACTCCTTCGTCTACGAGGCGTTCGAGGACTCCGTCGGCGTGGACCGGTTCCAGTACCGCGTCCGCGACAACCTCGGCAAGGAAGCCACGGCGCGGGTCGAGGTGGGCATCGCGCCCGCCGAATCGAGCAACCAGGCGCCGTATGCCGTGCGGGACACCATCACAGTGCGCCCGGGCCGCCAGGTGGCCGTCGACGTGCTCGCGAACGACTCCGACCCCGACGGCGACGCGTTCGGATTCGCGGAGAACGCCGTCGATGTGCCGGATGTGTCCGGGCTGGATGCCGAGGTCTCCGGTGAGCAGCTGCTGATCACCGCGCCCGACGAGCCGATGCAGACGAGCGTGCTCTACACGATCGCCGATGCACGCGGCCTCGAGGCGACGACCTCGGTGCAGATCACGGTCGACCCCGACGTGCCGCTGATGCGACCGATCGCCCGCGACGACCGCGTCCTCGCCGAAGACGTGGCCGAGGACGGCACTGTGACGATCGACGTGCTCGCCAACGACGACGACCCTGATGGCACGCGCGCGGTGCTCGAGGTCACCCTCGGCGACGGCGGCGACGCCGCCCGGGTCCTGGGCGACGGCTCGGTGCGCCTCACCGTGCGCGACGAGCGACAGGTCATCACCTACGCGATCCGCGACGAGGACGACCTCGTGGCATCCGCCTTCATCCACGTGCCCGCTCTCAATGACCTGCCGCCGACGCTCCTGTCCACCACCCCCCTCGAGGTCGACAGCGGCGAGACAGTCGAGCTGCCGCTCTCCGAGTACGTCCAAGCCGTGGGCGGGAAGGACGTCGTCATCACGGAGGCGGCCAAGGTCGTCGCCGCGCACAGCAACGGTGCCAACCTCGTGAAGGACCAGAGCACCCTCGTGTACACGTCCGCCGATCGCTACTTCGGCGCCGACGCCCTGACCTTCGAAGTCACCGACGGCACGGGTCCCGACGACCCCGAGGGCCGCAAGGCCACCCTGACGATCCCGATCACGGTGCTACCGCCCGAGAATCAGCAGCCCACGATGACCGGTGCGTCGATGAGCGTCGCCCCGGGTGAGGATGCCGCCGTGCTCGGCCTGACCGAGTTGGCGTCCGATCCCGACCCGGGAGACGAGCTGACCTTCTCGCTCGCCTCGGACGCGCCGGCCGGTGTCGACGCCTCCGTCAGCGACGGCGCGCTGCGCGTCTCGGCGGACGCGAACGTTGAGAAGGGAACGCGATTCTCCCTGACCGTGCAGGTGACCGACGGCGAGACCGAGCCCGTGGAGGCAACCATTGCGGTGACCATCACCGCGTCGACTCGGGAGCTCGCGTCGGTCAATGACGACATCGTCGAGCAGGCAGACCAGGGCGAGACCGTCTCGGTGAACGTGCTCCGCAACGACGTGAACCCGTTCCCCGACACGCCGCTGAAGATCGTCGGCACCGAACTCGAAACCGGTCAGGCCGACGTGTCTGCGGCCGGGACCGATGTGAACATCACGACGGCGAGCGACTTCGTCGGTACGGTCGTCGTCCGCTACACCGTGCAGGACAAGACCGAGGACGCCGACCGCAACGTCGACGGTCGGGTACGCGTCATCGTGCAGGGTCGACCCGACGCGCCCGGCAAGCCGACCGTCACCGCGGTCGAGAGCCGGACCGTGGTGCTCAGCTGGACGCCGCCTGTCGACAACGGACGCCCGATCTCGTCGTACACGGTCACCTCGACGGCCGGCGGCTACGAGCGCCAGTGCAGCTCGACAACCTGCACGCTGGACGGGCTCACCAACAACGTCGAGTACAACTTCGTCGTGACCGCGACCAACAGCGTCGGCGAGTCCGACCCGTCGGTGCCGTCCGAGACCGCGCGTCCCGACCAGCGTCCCGACCAGCCCGCCCCGCCGACCCTCCAGTTCGGAGACCGGAAGCTCGACGTGTCGTGGGTCACGCCTCGCACTGAGGGATCGCCGGTGGAGAATTTCACGCTCGAGATCTCGCCCGCGCCGCCATCCGGTGTGACGCAGAAGACCGGTGTCACCGGCGAGTCGACCACGTGGGACGGGCTCCAGAACGGCACCGCGTACCAGGTGCGCGTGCGCGCGCACAACCGCGCGCCGGAGCCGTCGGACTTCTCGCAATGGTCGTCGCCCATGATCCCGGCCGCTCCGCCCGCGGCTCCCGGTGCTCCGACCGTCGCGCGCATCGAGCCCGTCGGCAACCAGGCGCAGATGCGGGTGAGCTGGAACCAGCCCGCCGAGAACGGCGATCCGATCGCGGGATACGAGCTGAACGTCCTCCGCGGCGGATCCGTCGTGAACACGATCTCGGTGCCCGCGAGCCAGACGAGCCAGGCCGTCGTAGTCGACACCTCCCAGTCCGACTACACGTACACCGTCCGTGCCTCCAACAAGGCGGGATGGGGCGACCTCAGCCCGCAGTCCGCGCCGCGCCGCGCCTTCACTGCACCGGGCGCGCCCACATCCGTCGCCGCGGCTGCCGGGAACAACCAGGTGAGCGTCACGTGGCAGCCGGGGGCGTCCAACGGCGCGAACGCCGGCGAGATCCGGTACCAGTACAACGTCAACGGCACCGGCTGGCGGGCTGACTGGGTCAGCGGCGGCTCGAGTAACTCCGGCACCGTCGGCAACGGCGCGGTGAACAACAACGGCCAGTACACGATCCAGGTCAGGGCCGTCGCGACTGCCGACGGGTCGACCTACGAGGGCGCGGCATCCGCCGCGTCGAACCAGGTCGCTCCCTACGGCCCGATCGGCAACCCGTCCGCGAAGGCGACCGCCAACGACCGGACGATCACGATGACCTGGTCGTCCCCGGCCCGCAACGGCCGCGACATCAAGACCGAGATCCGCACCGGTGACGGTCGCGGATGGCGCACGGTCGCCGCGAGCGGCACCGAGACGTACAACGTGCCGTACAGCACGACCCGCACGCTCGACGTCCGCACCACGGCCGCCGGACAGACGACGACAGCCTCCGACAGTGCCCGCTCGGTCGATGAGCCGCCGCCGCCGCAGCCGAAGGTCTGGGTGACCCGGGGCGGCGCAGCTGGCTCCTGCGTCAACGGGTGTTACCGCTTCGTCATGAACACCGAGAACTTCCCCGCCGGAAACTACAACGTCATGTGTCGCTACAACAACGGGTCGCGCGATCTGAACGTGAGCGGGACGGCATGGTCGTACAGCGTGCCGGCGAATGGTCAGATCACCCTGCAGTGTTACCTCGGCGCGGACGGATATGACGTCTGGGTCGATATCCAGGGATGGGGTGGGGCCGTCGACACGGAGAAGCGCTGGTGGCCGCGCGGCTGA